The Dermacentor silvarum isolate Dsil-2018 chromosome 3, BIME_Dsil_1.4, whole genome shotgun sequence region GAAAAAAACACAGAGTGCTCCTCTCATGCTATGGAGACTGAGGCAGCTTTGCGTATATGGAGGAGGACGCCATCATACGAGACACCATTGCGCCTCACGAAGTTCCTCAGTGATGGGGATAGCAAAGCATACACTGCTGTTGCTGAAGTCAAGGTGTATGGTGAACTAGTTGTGGACAAGGAGGAATGCACAAATCACGTAGCCAAGCGTCTAGGCACTGCACTTAGGAAGCTTCCAACACGACTTCCACGTGGAGAAAAGttgaaagatggcacaattcagAAGCTGCAGAACTATTATCGCATTGCTATAACCACCAACAGGGGTGATCTCCTGAAGATGTATCGTGCTATCTGGGCATCATACTTTCACTCATCATCCAGCAACACTGCAGGCAGCCACAGATACTGTCCGGAAGGGGCGACTTCCTGGTGCAAACACAGGCGAGCTGAAGCTCTTGGGGAGCCTACACCAGACCACACCCCAATCCTCACAAAGGCTCAGGGGTTGGCTGTGCTTCCTATATATAAGCGCCTCACAGATGAAAAACTGCTGGTTCGCTGTCTACAAGGAAAGACCCAAAATGCTGCAGAATCTTTGAACAGCAAAATCTGGCTTCTCTGTCCGAAgactaatggtatcttcgactggtcgcctcggagcgctctagatcgctctcgcgagcggcgttgtcttcggctggttgaaagagggtgcgcgccttgcgttcggctggttcttttcgatcgctctcctcccgcgtcgagcgctctgaggcgcccCGCGCCCTGTCGGCGGAGCAGTTGTCGAGAtcagcgtttccagcaacgtcatcccAGCACAgtgtcgccgttcttggcgacggtccaccgtagcctaggcaacctaggccacagcatgctggcggctcaacggacggtcgtcccaccggcgcatccgccggtttagctttggataggcgaaacatcggacgttagcagtagtcacgtggtttcgcatctgccatttcctcctccgagagcgagtcacacatTCGGCTTGCACGCTTGTCCTCTGCCtccgagttcggggaacgccggatctacacgactctgcttcgggggatggatgcgaccagtcgaagataccataagttTGCATCTGGGACAGCAGTGGAAACTGCAGCCGCAATGGCTGTGTTATGGTTCAACAAGGGACATTCAAGCTTCGAACACGTCCTTCAAGAGCTTGGTGTGCTGCCACCTGATGAACTGATCACCTTGGGCCAATCCCGTGACCACAGAAGAATTCAAAGAATGTCTGCATGCGAGACAGCTGAGGCAAGGGCTCATCGTCACCACGCGGCAAAGAGAGTGCGCCTTAATGACTCCATTCTCCAGCGCCGAGAAGGACGAACCTATGGTGCTGGGCGTTTTTAAAGGCACTGACTGTGGAAAGGGTGGATTGTTCTATGCTGTCACAAAGTTTCATGCAAATCCCACAGTATATTGAAGAATAAACATGTTTACAACTTTCAAATGCATTTTTCTCAATTTGCATTTTGAGGCAATTCTGACATGTGGTGCACAAACTTTCATGCACTTAAAATTGTCCTATCTTAATGAAATTTTGCACAGAGTGTCTTCAAACACTCTAAAGTACTGATATCTATATAAAGTTGCAATATACATTACAGATATTTTGTTTCATAACTTGAAATGCCGATGGGGGAGATGTAAAATATAGATTTGGTACTCTCGATTTTTTTAAAAAAGGTAGCATGTTATGCCCACATTTGAGGTTCTTTTCAGTAATATACTGCTCATGTGCAGCAAAATGAGCTATATTGGGATTCTGTCTGAAAATTTTTAATAAGCTAAAAAGTGTGCACAAAAAACCCTATATTCTGTTAGCAAAGTTGTTGGAACTCTGAAACTATTGTAGCTACAAGAAAACCAATTACAGTTTTGAAACCGGCATCACAAACTCTACAAATATCTAAAATTTCAATGTTGTAGgtcaagaaataaagaaaaacctTTTTCGAGTAGCATCTCCCCTTAATAAAGTTCCTTTTGAAAAGAATTATAATTTTCTTGGCAGTTTTTAATTTGCACCTGAAGGGGATATTCAGTTAATTACAGTAAGAACTAAGTGGTTGACAAGGCTATTTTTGTACATTTTAATTTAAATGACAACCTCAGTAGTTGCGTGCACCTTGAGTACTTGAGTAGTCGCGTGCACCTTGAGTGCAGCAACAGCTGCGCTTCCTCTGCATTTCTCACATTTGTGCTCAGCTATAGCAACCTGTGTTACGTCTATTCACTTTCATGATGTACCACCATGTTACGTATAGTCAGGTCTCCTTGTTGGCTATCAACATTGCTAAAGCTGAGAAGTTTTAATAGAAAAGTGCAGATGCATAATCATGACGCCTTGGTCCAGCCTATGCATTTTCATGTTTTTCCGTTTGCCTTTCGTAGTTTTGGATGCCCATGAAATGTGAACCTTAAATGCTTTGCCACGTTTTAGTTAACATATATCCGTGTCACTGAGCACACACATGCAGTGAATGCATATTCTCATGCAGTGAGCAGCCACCTTGCATAGCTATGTACTTATTTGTAAAGATGTTGACAGTGCTAAAAGCAAAACCAGGAGCACAAGTTGCTATGCTGATCGAATGAAGATATAGCATGTTGTATAAATATAGTTTTTTAGAGTGAATAAATTGACCAATAAAAGCTGAAAATTGCAGGCGACACCTTCTGGCGTTTCTATCTAGAAAGCAATTTTAGCTTCTATTGGTCAATTATTAATAAAGGCTGAAGTTACTTCGTTGCACTCAATTGCAGAAAGCGGCAAAAACAAAACGTAATCAAGTGACCTTTATTTTGCAGGCAAAATCAGCAGCAATGCGACAGCAGCTACTGACTTCACCTACTTGGATGATGGCACTGTGAGTATTAGCAGATTAGTCTGTAAGCCATTACCCCAATTCCAGCTAGGTACATCTTTGACCTTAGGCAGAAAGCTGATGcctttttattttaaattttccttcactttccgtttcgtctgctgccTCTTTATGAATTTGTATGCAATATATTGCTTATTTTTTCTCACAGTTCTACCTTGCCAAGGAGTCATCGTGAGGGCCGAGGCGCATCCAAAATCTTGAGGAACAGCAAACCCACAGCTGTGGTAAAAGACACAGCTGAAGCTCTGTGGGAGAAGGACGTTTTGTCGAACAAGAACGCCACAGGCATGGTGGTGCTGCGAAAAATATGCCTAGGAGAAGTGGCAAAAGAGCCAGTGACGCTAGAGAAGGTTGCTGTTGTTACAGGTGAATTGATAAAGAAGTATTTAGGAAACATCGAACTGTTGCTAAGCTGTATCAATGGCTCCCACAAGCAGTGCCAGCTGGTTTAATTCACATGCACTTAATTGTGGCTTCCATTCAAGTTTCTGCTGAGTTGTGCTATGGCACCTGCCATCGGGGCTTTTTAATCTGTTTCTACTCTTGCTCTTTTCAAAGTCGTGCGGTGAAGAAAATGAACATGGAAGCAACAATACAGAACATGGGTCGCCTGCTCTCAGAAAAAATATGAAGCGTCGGCTCgaagtataagaaaaaaaaaaaaaaaacttgcgagCTGGACATAAGTCTATAATGAATCTCTTGATATATTGAAGCCTGTGGCTGGTTGGCCACTGCTGTGGCTAGCTGCCTCAGCTTTTACAGTCCCAGCACCTACTGGTCCCAGCACCTACTGGTCCCAATACCTACTGGGAATTGGCTAATAAATCACTTGAACTGGGACCAGTAGAATCCCAGTTGCGAATTTTCACCGGGGCTGCAGACAGATGTGTGGATCGAATGACCACCATACACCTTCACAGTTTCTGATATCTGTAAACTGCCTCAGCTTTTACAGTCTGGCATGGTCACCTGCCACAGGAAGCGTCTCTTAGTCTTCTTAGTGCCAACAGCAACTCTGAGATGAAAGATCTTCAGGACCAATTGGATGAGCTGCTCGATGTGGGCCACGGAATGAAGTGCATGAATTGGTAAAAACATATGATGCACTTCCGGACCATAAGGATATGGTTCAATGTAAAAGTGACTCTTGCATAATATATTATGTTTGTGGATATGTCGCCAGGAAGATGCTGAAAAAATAAGTGCCCAGAATGTTTGAAGTTACTTTTCAAAGCATAAGATTCTGTCCTCCCAGAGGAATTGTGCCTCACGGAGTACACTGACAGGGGTCCTCCTCTACCCTTCCCAGGCCCTGAGGGAACTGAATGCTGTGATGGACGATGCATTCACATACTGCTTCAGCTTTAACAAGCTGAAGACAGATAGCATTCAAAACCTCATTTAACAAGCTGAACTTGGTAGGCACGCACAGCACAATATAGAGCTCACAAATAAAGTGATTCGCTTTTTCTCTTTGACCGGAATGCACTTTTTAATTTCAGCATAAAATGCAGCAAGGTAGGGGAAGAGAGGATGAAGCTTCTCAAAATGAGACATGCAACATCAGATACACATCAGTGCTTTATTTCTTGCTGGAGTTGTCAAAAGGCCAATACTGCCAAATTGTATTCCATTTGCAATGCTATTATTGCATGTATGCAGAATTGTTTATGTGGTTGTAAATAAACTGCAACATTTCTTTTAACTTCAATGATTTTATGTGGTTGTAAATAAACTGCAACATTTCTTTTAACTTCAATGATCTTACCATAAAAGTTTCTTGAGTTTCTGCTAGTAGGATCGGGGCATAATTCTTAAAAAATGTTTGGAAGTTTTCTACATCAATCTCTTATGAGCAGGAAAGGgcaatcggagagggtggtgaaccgttggatcggccgcatcaaGCTGGCattaaaaaatagaggaggcgctgcttgGGCGGACTTTGTAGTGTATCTCCATAATTTCTAGTCATTGAAAGAATTAGATTCAATGAAACTGAATGGCGAAAATGGCAGTTGTCAGTGGCACCTCAAAAAGCGGTGGCACTCGAACCAATGACGACAGACGAATAGAATAAAGAAAAATTGAAACATTGACAAGCTCTCTCTCGTGCGACTTTGTTGCACCAAGTTCATTCAGAAAAATTCACGTAGACCACTGCAGTGGCCCACGCAGAGCAGTCAACTGTGATTTTGTAGCCTCAAGATGCCTCGAACGCCTCTTAAACAGCGGGAAGATATAATAGAAATGTCTAAAAGAGGTTTATACGCAGCACAATATTGCTCCCGTGACAGGCAGCCCAATGAAAACGGTCAACCGGATTCTCCCGGCCTACCGAGACGACGGACGTATAAGCGATGCGCTGCACTGCAGACTGACCCCGATCAACAATGAATGACCAAGACCTTTGCATCATGGCTGCCGTCAGCGACAAACCACTTCAAAGTGCAAAGGACGTTCGAGGTGCTCTTGGCCTGGACAACTTGAGCGATAGCATGGTACGACAAAGGCTTAGAGAAACAGGACAGCGAAGTCGCATTGCCGCACAGAAACCTCTGCTCACCACAGCCAACAAAGCAGCTCGCCTGAGGTTCGATACTTAACACCGCAGCTGGAGCGAGAGCCAGTGGAAGTATGTGGTTTTCTCCGATGAGTCCACATTCTCGAGCCGATGAGACCAACAAAAGAGAGTGGCGGACCGAAAACACACGCTTTAGTCCGCAGAATATCCAGGAGGTGGCCGCCAGTGGACGCGTGTCTGTGAACGTCTGGGGGGCAATTTCCCACAAAGGCCTAGGTCCACTGGTGAGAATTGATGCGAGGTTCACCAGTGCTGCGTATTTGCACTCTGCTCGAGCACCAAATGATCCCCTATGTGTTGAATGGGCCGCACCCAGATGGGTGTTATTTTTTCCAGCAGGACTTGTCTCCCGTTCACACATCGAAGGACATGGCGCACCTTCTGAAAGAGCGAGCGGTAATGCAACTGCAGTGGTGCGCGAAGGGTGCCGACATGAACATTACAGAGCATGTTTAGGGCCGTATGAAAGTGAACGTTTAGAAGTGGTCCCTAGAGTTGGCGAACTCCGACCAACTATAGGGAAGCAATAGAACATGAGTGGAAGCGCCTTCTGCGTGATACCGCATACATCGAGGCTCTTTACGCATCTCTGCCTCAAAGAATGGAGGCTGTTGTTCAAGTCGGCAGTAGCATGACACATTATTAGGCCACCAACGAACAAAACAAAGGACGAGCATAGGCTGGGATGATGCTATTGCTTTATTTCGTTTGCTTGAATATCTTTTTAATATTCCACAAGCGCCAATAAACTTATTTTGAACTCACCCTTACAGCCCATTTTTTCCCGATTTACAAGATTTACCATAAATCAATATTGAAGTAAGGAACAGTGCTACCTTTTGTAATGATTCGGCGCAAAAGTTACCAGCGACGTAATATCTAACAATGTTGTCACTGTGTACTGGCGATGCGAAGTTCCGCACTTTGCAGAGGCCCGGCGGGACTGCGAACAGTTGTTAGAACAGTGTTGccctttccactttgtttccgACGGCGGCCGCTGCGTATCACCCATAGCTGGGTCTGAGGGTCTTTTCTACGCATTCCTGcattccctttcatattgcttaTAATAGTATTTATGAAACAAtgtctcattttctgttttcgcATTTTATCATTTAGTCCCATTTCCTGTATGGAACCCACTCCAAGCATTGCTCCTGCACGGACAGCTTCAGCATCGTGCCCGTCTGATGCAGATAACACAGGCATGGCAGTTGAACATTCCGTAACAAATTTTTTTGTAGACAATATTGTGGAAAGCCACTACGCCGCCGCCCTAGGTCAGCCAGCTGAAAACCCTGCTTTCTCTTCTAATGAGATGCAAAATACACAGATATGTGATGATGGATC contains the following coding sequences:
- the LOC119444577 gene encoding uncharacterized protein LOC119444577, giving the protein METEAALRIWRRTPSYETPLRLTKFLSDGDSKAYTAVAEVKVYGELVVDKEECTNHVAKRLGTALRKLPTRLPRGEKLKDGTIQKLQNYYRIAITTNRGDLLKMYRAIWASYFHSSSSNTAGSHRYCPEGATSWCKHRRAEALGEPTPDHTPILTKAQGLAVLPIYKRLTDEKLLVRCLQGKTQNAAESLNSKIWLLCPKTNGIFDWSPRSALDRSRERRCLRLVERGCAPCVRLVLFDRSPPASSALRRPAPCKISSNATAATDFTYLDDGTEASLSLLSANSNSEMKDLQDQLDELLDVCDSDMRVMHTEPRFAG